In Prunus dulcis chromosome 2, ALMONDv2, whole genome shotgun sequence, a single genomic region encodes these proteins:
- the LOC117617612 gene encoding probable protein S-acyltransferase 12 isoform X2: protein MEINLFKLCSGLKVIGYFMILLVAAIISLSYYAVVVVTWGPELLSGGLHSFLAFFIIILFHFLLIMLLWSYFMVVFKDPGSVPNNWKPLTEEEVLEAGSSLTLSESIEPEAFTSTHSADGRERRPQVGYCSRCQNGKPPRCHHCSVCQRCVLKMDHHCVWVVNCVGARNYKFFLLFLLYTFLETTMDTFILLPNFIDFFSEAKNHSTSPGNLAVIFLTFVLNLAFALSLLCFVVMHVSLLSSNTTTIEVHEKRRGIRWKYDLGRKKNFEQVVLSLSLSLSIKLSREVQLN from the exons ATGGAGATAAACCTGTTCAAGTTATGCTCCGGCCTCAAAGTCATCGGCTACTTCATGATCCTCTTGGTTGCCGCCATAATTTCCCTCTCCTACTACGCCGTCGTTGTGGTGACTTGGGGCCCAGAGCTGCTCAGCGGCGGGCTCCACTCTTTTCTAgccttcttcatcatcattctCTTCCACTTTCTG CTTATAATGTTATTGTGGAGCTACTTTATGGTTGTCTTTAAAGACCCGGGTTCTGTTCCCAACAATTGGAAACCTCTAACAGAGGAGGAAGTTTTGGAGGCTGGTAGTTCTCTGACTTTGTCAGAAAGTATAGAACCCGAGGCTTTCACTTCCACACACTCTGCAGATGGACGAGAAAGAAGACCACAAGTAGGATATTGTAGTCGATGCCAAAACGGGAAGCCACCACGATGCCATCATTGCTCTGTTT GTCAAAGATGTGTACTTAAGATGGATCACCATTGTGTTTGGGTGGTGAATTGCGTTGGTGCACGCAACTAcaagttttttcttcttttcttg CTGTATACATTTCTGGAGACGACAATGGATACCTTCATTTTGCTACCAAATTTTATCGATTTTTTCTCTGAAGCCAAGAATCATTCAACATCCCCTGGCAATCTTGCAGttatttttttgacttttg TGCTTAATTTAGCCTTTGCATTGAGTCTTCTTTGTTTCGTGGTTATGCATGTGTCCCTTCTGTCAAGCAACACCACTACCATAGAG GTTCatgagaagagaagaggaatCAGATGGAAGTATGACTTGGGTAGGAAGAAGAATTTTGAGCAGgtggta ctctctctctctctctctctctctataaaattGTCTCGTGAAGTTCAATTAAACTGA
- the LOC117617614 gene encoding GRF1-interacting factor 3, with amino-acid sequence MQQPQQMIPVMPTSFPPTNITTEQIQKYLDENKKLILAILDNQNLGKLAECAQYQAQLQKNLMYLAAIADAQPQAPTVPAQMAPHPAMQQAGYYMQHPQAAAMAQQQGIFPPKMPLQFNNPHQMHDAAQQLHQQHQQAMQGQMGMRAGGANGMPSMHHTEATLGGGSGGPTSGGGGPNDGRGGSKQDNSEAGTGGDGQGSSAGGHGNGDGEDGK; translated from the exons ATGCAGCAGCCACAGCAAATGATCCCTGTGATGCCTACTTCATTTCCACCCACTAACATCACCACCGAGCAAATTCAGAAG TACCTTGACGAGAACAAAAAATTGATTCTGGCAATATTGGATAATCAAAACCTTGGAAAACTTGCTGAGTGTGCCCA GTACCAAGCTCAGCTTCAAAAGAATCTGATGTATTTAGCAGCTATTGCTGATGCACAACCACAGGCACCAACGGTGCCTGCTCAG ATGGCCCCACATCCTGCTATGCAACAAGCAGGATATTACATGCAACATCCTCAGGCAGCAGCAATGGCTCAGCAACAGGGTATTTTCCCTCCAAAGATGCCATTGCAGTTCAATAACCCGCACCAAATGCATGATGCAGCACAGCAGCTACACCAGCAGCACCAACAAGCCATGCAAGGGCAAATGGGAATGAGAGCTGGAGGGGCCAATGGCATGCCTTCCATGCATCATACTGAAGCCACACttggtggtggtagtggtggccCAACTTCAGGTGGAGGGGGTCCAAACGATGGGCGTGGAGGAAGCAAGCAAGACAACTCAGAGGCTGGGACAGGTGGTGATGGCCAGGGGAGCTCAGCCGGCGGGCATGGCAATGGTGATGGGGAAGATGGAAAGTGA
- the LOC117620017 gene encoding CBL-interacting serine/threonine-protein kinase 9 isoform X1: MEKMSAAAKSPRMRTRVGKYELGKTLGEGTFAKVKFAKNMETGKCVAIKIVDREQVLKHKMVEHIKREISTMKLIKHPNVTQMFEVMASKTRIYIVLEFIDGGELFDEIAKNGRLKEDDARRYFQQLINAVDYCHSRGVYHRDLKPENLLLDSCGRLKISDFGLSTFEQQVREDGLLHTACGTPNYVAPEVLNNKGYEGTSSDIWSCGVILFVLMAGYLPFDEPNLIGLYRKICKAEFLCPSWFSSGAKKLIQRILDPNPVTRITIPEILENEWFKKDYKPAQFQEEEDVNLDDVDAVFDNSKEKFVTERKEKPVSMNAFELISRSKSFNLENLFEKQTGHVKRETRFTSQRPANEIMNKIEEAAKPLGFNVHKKNYKMKLQGDKHGRKGHLSVATEVFEVAPSVHMVELRKTGGDTLEFHKFYKNFSSGLQDIVWKTEETTEGSRK, translated from the exons ATGGAGAAGATGAGTGCGGCGGCGAAATCGCCGAGGATGAGGACCAGGGTTGGAAAGTACGAGCTAGGAAAAACTCTCGGGGAGGGCACCTTTGCGAAGGTCAAGTTTGCTAAGAACATGGAGACTGGAAAGTGCGTGGCCATCAAAATCGTAGACCGTGAGCAAGTCCTCAAGCACAAGATGGTCGAACAC ATAAAAAGAGAGATATCAACAATGAAGCTGATCAAACACCCTAATGTTACACAAATGTTTGAG GTCATGGCAAGCAAAACTAGGATCTACATTGTTCTCGAGTTTATTGATGGGGGTGAGCTCTTTGACGAAATA GCCAAAAATGGGAGACTGAAAGAGGATGATGCCAGAAGATACTTCCAGCAGCTCATCAATGCTGTCGATTACTGCCATAGCAGAGGCGTGTACCATCGAGATTTGAAGCCCGAAAATCTTCTTCTAGATTCGTGTGGCCGCcttaaaatttcagattttggacTGAGTACGTTCGAACAGCAAGTGCGG GAAGATGGGCTGCTTCATACTGCCTGTGGAACTCCAAATTATGTTGCTCCTGAG GTGCTCAATAACAAAGGTTATGAGGGTACATCATCTGATATTTGGTCTTGTGGGGTCATTCTCTTTGTGCTTATGGCTGGTTACCTGCCTTTTGATGAACCAAATCTTATAGGGCTGTACAGAAAA ATCTGCAAAGCTGAATTTTTATGTCCATCATGGTTTTCATCGGGCGCAAAGAAACTGATACAGCGTATACTTGATCCAAACCCTGTTACA CGGATAACAATTCCCGAGATCTTAGAAAATGAATGGTTTAAGAAAGACTACAAGCCAGCACAGTTTCAAGAGGAAGAGGATGTAAATCTTGATGATGTAGATGCTGTTTTCGACAACTCAAAG GAAAAATTTGTAAcagaaaggaaagagaaacCTGTATCAATGAATGCTTTTGAGCTTATTTCTAGGTCAAAGAGTTTCAATctggaaaatttatttgagaAGCAAACG GGTCATGTGAAACGAGAAACCCGTTTTACTTCTCAACGCCCGGCAAATGAAATCATGAATAAAATTGAGGAAGCTGCAAAGCCTTTGGGGTTTAATGTTCACAAGAAAAACTACAAG ATGAAGTTGCAAGGTGACAAACATGGAAGGAAGGGCCACCTCTCTGTAGCCACTGAGGTGTTCGAAGTGGCACCTTCTGTGCACATGGTAGAGCTCCGCAAAACTGGCGGTGACACACTAGAATTTCACAAG TTCTACAAAAACTTCTCATCAGGTTTACAAGATATAGTGTGGAAAACTGAAGAAACTACTGAAGGATCGAG GAAATAA
- the LOC117620016 gene encoding 3-ketoacyl-CoA synthase 1: MDVAHASSNSSIDMDNERLTAEMAFKDSSSAVIKIRQRLPDFLQSVKLKYVKLGYGYSCNAATILLFLFILPLFVSVVIQLTGLELNRITELWTNQAVRLESIDAATRLAGSGVLLFFLGLYWAKRSRPVYLVDFSCYKPDDQHKLSVDSFLKMTEESGAFAQDTFQFQTRIANRSGLGDETYLPPGITSKPPQLSMEQARFEAETVMFGALNSLFEKTGVKPSEIDILIVNCSLFNPTPSLSAMIVNHYKLKTDIKSYNLGGMGCSAGLISIDLAKDLLKANPSSYAVVVSTENITLNWYFGNDKSMLLCNCIFRMGGAAVLLSNKSRDRTRSKYELVHTVRTHKGADDRNYNCVYQREDDKGTIGVSLARELMAVAGDSLKTNITTLGPLVLPFSEQVLFFITLIRKKVFKAKVKPYIPDFKLAFDHFCIHAGGRAVLDELEKNLQLTEWHMEPSRMTLHRFGNTSSSSLWYELAYAEAKGRVGRGDRVWQIAFGSGFKCNSAVWRALRPISVGDGLGNPWMDSIDRYPVKVSIR; encoded by the coding sequence ATGGATGTTGCTCATGCTAGTAGTAATAGTAGTATAGACATGGACAATGAGAGATTGACGGCGGAGATGGCTTTCAAGGACTCGTCCTCCGCCGTCATCAAAATCCGCCAACGCTTGCCGGACTTCCTGCAGTCCGTCAAGCTCAAGTACGTCAAGCTCGGCTACGGTTACTCTTGTAACGCAGCCACCATTCTCTTGTTCCTCTTCATCCTACCTCTCTTCGTGTCCGTAGTGATACAGCTCACCGGTCTGGAGTTGAACCGTATCACCGAGCTCTGGACCAACCAGGCCGTCCGCCTCGAGAGCATCGACGCCGCCACCCGCCTCGCCGGTTCCGGCgtcctcctcttcttcctcgGCCTCTACTGGGCCAAGCGGTCCAGACCGGTCTACCTCGTCGACTTCTCGTGCTACAAACCGGACGACCAACACAAGCTGTCGGTCGACTCGTTTCTAAAAATGACCGAAGAAAGCGGCGCATTTGCTCAGGACACTTTTCAATTCCAGACCCGGATTGCGAACCGGTCCGGTCTAGGCGACGAGACGTACTTGCCGCCCGGAATTACATCCAAACCGCCTCAGCTGTCCATGGAGCAAGCCCGGTTCGAGGCCGAGACGGTTATGTTCGGCGCGCTCAACTCGCTTTTCGAAAAAACCGGAGTGAAACCGAGCGAAATCGACATCCTCATCGTAAATTGCAGCCTGTTCAACCCGACGCCGTCGCTGTCCGCCATGATCGTCAACCACTACAAGCTCAAAACCGACATTAAAAGCTACAACCTGGGTGGCATGGGCTGCAGCGCCGGTCTGATCTCCATCGACCTCGCCAAGGACCTCCTCAAAGCAAACCCCAGTTCCTACGCCGTCGTAGTGAGCACCGAGAACATCACCTTGAACTGGTACTTCGGAAACGACAAGTCGATGCTGCTCTGCAACTGTATTTTCCGAATGGGCGGCGCAGCGGTTCTACTGTCGAACAAAAGCCGGGACCGAACCCGGTCCAAGTACGAACTCGTCCACACCGTCCGGACCCACAAGGGCGCGGACGACAGGAATTACAATTGCGTTTACCAGCGGGAGGACGACAAGGGAACAATCGGCGTGTCTCTCGCGCGCGAGCTGATGGCGGTTGCCGGCGATTCGTTGAAAACGAACATCACGACGCTGGGCCCACTGGTGCTGCCGTTTTCCGAGCAGGTGCTCTTCTTCATCACGCTGATCCGGAAGAAGGTGTTCAAGGCAAAGGTGAAGCCGTACATACCGGATTTCAAGCTCGCGTTCGATCATTTCTGCATTCACGCCGGAGGGCGGGCCGTGCTGGACGAGTTGGAGAAGAACCTGCAACTCACTGAGTGGCACATGGAGCCTTCTAGAATGACTCTGCACCGTTTCGGCAACACGTCGAGTAGCTCGTTGTGGTACGAGCTGGCGTACGCTGAGGCCAAGGGCCGGGTCGGGCGGGGTGACCGAGTCTGGCAGATCGCATTCGGTTCGGGTTTCAAGTGTAACAGCGCGGTTTGGCGGGCGCTCCGGCCTATTTCGGTCGGGGACGGGTTGGGTAACCCGTGGATGGACTCGATTGATAGGTACCCGGTTAAAGTTTCAATCCGTTAG
- the LOC117619204 gene encoding uncharacterized protein LOC117619204 — protein MWAVSYLPPPTPPCHPLVRNLNKPPLNLKSLSVSAKSQPPGQDLGGLGHSILTKLKSNHKPTNPIPSKQKQKQRKNQEGKQMISGSDVLFALQKAADKKSREIGKKKKKANVSSSSLSSYLGSHGEEEGVDEDGKVRPLCVKSEWGDRLDELEKRFQELSSKVV, from the coding sequence ATGTGGGCAGTGTCCTACCTGCCCCCACCAACACCGCCATGCCACCCTCTCGTACGCAACCTCAACAAACCACCTCTCAATCTCAAGAGCCTCTCCGTCTCCGCCAAGTCTCAGCCACCAGGCCAAGACCTCGGAGGCTTAGGCCATTCAATTCTCACCAAACTCAAATCCAACCACAAACCCACAAACCCAATTCCCtcaaagcaaaagcaaaagcaaaggaaaaaTCAAGAGGGCAAGCAGATGATTAGTGGGTCTGATGTGCTTTTCGCTCTCCAGAAAGCAGCTGATAAGAAAAGCAGAGAGATTggtaagaaaaagaagaaggcaaATGTGTCGTCGTCATCATTATCATCCTATCTGGGAAGCCACGGGGAAGAGGAAGGTGTGGATGAGGATGGGAAAGTGAGGCCCTTGTGTGTGAAAAGTGAGTGGGGTGATAGGTTGGATGAATTGGAAAAGCGCTTTCAGGAGCTTTCTTCTAAGGTCGTTTGA
- the LOC117617612 gene encoding probable protein S-acyltransferase 12 isoform X1, whose protein sequence is MEINLFKLCSGLKVIGYFMILLVAAIISLSYYAVVVVTWGPELLSGGLHSFLAFFIIILFHFLLIMLLWSYFMVVFKDPGSVPNNWKPLTEEEVLEAGSSLTLSESIEPEAFTSTHSADGRERRPQVGYCSRCQNGKPPRCHHCSVCQRCVLKMDHHCVWVVNCVGARNYKFFLLFLLYTFLETTMDTFILLPNFIDFFSEAKNHSTSPGNLAVIFLTFVLNLAFALSLLCFVVMHVSLLSSNTTTIEVHEKRRGIRWKYDLGRKKNFEQVFGTKKALWFFPLVSKEDLNNMPALRGLEFPTLSDGEG, encoded by the exons ATGGAGATAAACCTGTTCAAGTTATGCTCCGGCCTCAAAGTCATCGGCTACTTCATGATCCTCTTGGTTGCCGCCATAATTTCCCTCTCCTACTACGCCGTCGTTGTGGTGACTTGGGGCCCAGAGCTGCTCAGCGGCGGGCTCCACTCTTTTCTAgccttcttcatcatcattctCTTCCACTTTCTG CTTATAATGTTATTGTGGAGCTACTTTATGGTTGTCTTTAAAGACCCGGGTTCTGTTCCCAACAATTGGAAACCTCTAACAGAGGAGGAAGTTTTGGAGGCTGGTAGTTCTCTGACTTTGTCAGAAAGTATAGAACCCGAGGCTTTCACTTCCACACACTCTGCAGATGGACGAGAAAGAAGACCACAAGTAGGATATTGTAGTCGATGCCAAAACGGGAAGCCACCACGATGCCATCATTGCTCTGTTT GTCAAAGATGTGTACTTAAGATGGATCACCATTGTGTTTGGGTGGTGAATTGCGTTGGTGCACGCAACTAcaagttttttcttcttttcttg CTGTATACATTTCTGGAGACGACAATGGATACCTTCATTTTGCTACCAAATTTTATCGATTTTTTCTCTGAAGCCAAGAATCATTCAACATCCCCTGGCAATCTTGCAGttatttttttgacttttg TGCTTAATTTAGCCTTTGCATTGAGTCTTCTTTGTTTCGTGGTTATGCATGTGTCCCTTCTGTCAAGCAACACCACTACCATAGAG GTTCatgagaagagaagaggaatCAGATGGAAGTATGACTTGGGTAGGAAGAAGAATTTTGAGCAG GTTTTCGGCACAAAGAAGGCACTATGGTTTTTCCCACTGGTCTCAAAGGAGGATTTAAACAACATGCCTGCTCTTCGGGGCCTGGAATTTCCGACACTTTCCGATGGTGAGGGTTGA
- the LOC117617612 gene encoding probable protein S-acyltransferase 12 isoform X3 has product MEINLFKLCSGLKVIGYFMILLVAAIISLSYYAVVVVTWGPELLSGGLHSFLAFFIIILFHFLLIMLLWSYFMVVFKDPGSVPNNWKPLTEEEVLEAGSSLTLSESIEPEAFTSTHSADGRERRPQVGYCSRCQNGKPPRCHHCSVCQRCVLKMDHHCVWVVNCVGARNYKFFLLFLLYTFLETTMDTFILLPNFIDFFSEAKNHSTSPGNLAVIFLTFVLNLAFALSLLCFVVMHVSLLSSNTTTIELASCCSSCFPIYELIFT; this is encoded by the exons ATGGAGATAAACCTGTTCAAGTTATGCTCCGGCCTCAAAGTCATCGGCTACTTCATGATCCTCTTGGTTGCCGCCATAATTTCCCTCTCCTACTACGCCGTCGTTGTGGTGACTTGGGGCCCAGAGCTGCTCAGCGGCGGGCTCCACTCTTTTCTAgccttcttcatcatcattctCTTCCACTTTCTG CTTATAATGTTATTGTGGAGCTACTTTATGGTTGTCTTTAAAGACCCGGGTTCTGTTCCCAACAATTGGAAACCTCTAACAGAGGAGGAAGTTTTGGAGGCTGGTAGTTCTCTGACTTTGTCAGAAAGTATAGAACCCGAGGCTTTCACTTCCACACACTCTGCAGATGGACGAGAAAGAAGACCACAAGTAGGATATTGTAGTCGATGCCAAAACGGGAAGCCACCACGATGCCATCATTGCTCTGTTT GTCAAAGATGTGTACTTAAGATGGATCACCATTGTGTTTGGGTGGTGAATTGCGTTGGTGCACGCAACTAcaagttttttcttcttttcttg CTGTATACATTTCTGGAGACGACAATGGATACCTTCATTTTGCTACCAAATTTTATCGATTTTTTCTCTGAAGCCAAGAATCATTCAACATCCCCTGGCAATCTTGCAGttatttttttgacttttg TGCTTAATTTAGCCTTTGCATTGAGTCTTCTTTGTTTCGTGGTTATGCATGTGTCCCTTCTGTCAAGCAACACCACTACCATAGAG TTGGCTTCCTGCTGCTCGAGCTGTTTTCCAATTTATGAATTGATTTTTACATGA
- the LOC117620017 gene encoding CBL-interacting serine/threonine-protein kinase 9 isoform X2, producing MLHKCLRSWQAKLGSTLFSSLLMGAKNGRLKEDDARRYFQQLINAVDYCHSRGVYHRDLKPENLLLDSCGRLKISDFGLSTFEQQVREDGLLHTACGTPNYVAPEVLNNKGYEGTSSDIWSCGVILFVLMAGYLPFDEPNLIGLYRKICKAEFLCPSWFSSGAKKLIQRILDPNPVTRITIPEILENEWFKKDYKPAQFQEEEDVNLDDVDAVFDNSKEKFVTERKEKPVSMNAFELISRSKSFNLENLFEKQTGHVKRETRFTSQRPANEIMNKIEEAAKPLGFNVHKKNYKMKLQGDKHGRKGHLSVATEVFEVAPSVHMVELRKTGGDTLEFHKFYKNFSSGLQDIVWKTEETTEGSRK from the exons ATGTTACACAAATGTTTGAG GTCATGGCAAGCAAAACTAGGATCTACATTGTTCTCGAGTTTATTGATGGGG GCCAAAAATGGGAGACTGAAAGAGGATGATGCCAGAAGATACTTCCAGCAGCTCATCAATGCTGTCGATTACTGCCATAGCAGAGGCGTGTACCATCGAGATTTGAAGCCCGAAAATCTTCTTCTAGATTCGTGTGGCCGCcttaaaatttcagattttggacTGAGTACGTTCGAACAGCAAGTGCGG GAAGATGGGCTGCTTCATACTGCCTGTGGAACTCCAAATTATGTTGCTCCTGAG GTGCTCAATAACAAAGGTTATGAGGGTACATCATCTGATATTTGGTCTTGTGGGGTCATTCTCTTTGTGCTTATGGCTGGTTACCTGCCTTTTGATGAACCAAATCTTATAGGGCTGTACAGAAAA ATCTGCAAAGCTGAATTTTTATGTCCATCATGGTTTTCATCGGGCGCAAAGAAACTGATACAGCGTATACTTGATCCAAACCCTGTTACA CGGATAACAATTCCCGAGATCTTAGAAAATGAATGGTTTAAGAAAGACTACAAGCCAGCACAGTTTCAAGAGGAAGAGGATGTAAATCTTGATGATGTAGATGCTGTTTTCGACAACTCAAAG GAAAAATTTGTAAcagaaaggaaagagaaacCTGTATCAATGAATGCTTTTGAGCTTATTTCTAGGTCAAAGAGTTTCAATctggaaaatttatttgagaAGCAAACG GGTCATGTGAAACGAGAAACCCGTTTTACTTCTCAACGCCCGGCAAATGAAATCATGAATAAAATTGAGGAAGCTGCAAAGCCTTTGGGGTTTAATGTTCACAAGAAAAACTACAAG ATGAAGTTGCAAGGTGACAAACATGGAAGGAAGGGCCACCTCTCTGTAGCCACTGAGGTGTTCGAAGTGGCACCTTCTGTGCACATGGTAGAGCTCCGCAAAACTGGCGGTGACACACTAGAATTTCACAAG TTCTACAAAAACTTCTCATCAGGTTTACAAGATATAGTGTGGAAAACTGAAGAAACTACTGAAGGATCGAG GAAATAA